One segment of Candidatus Sulfotelmatobacter sp. DNA contains the following:
- a CDS encoding ABC transporter ATP-binding protein has translation MLEVRDVHAYYGKSHILQGVDFTVGEHEIVSILGRNGVGRSTTLKTIMGDPVPSGSIVFKGRSIAGLRSHEIARLGIGYVPEERAIFPALTVAQNLLLGVKPGQKTRRWGIEETWRLFPQLRERADAPGGALSGGEQQMLTICRTLMGDPELIMIDEPTEGLAPQMVERIADLLREVARRGISIVLVEQRLLIALGISHRIYVMGHGRMVFHGTPAELTAADDVRREWLEV, from the coding sequence ATGCTCGAGGTGCGCGACGTCCACGCCTATTACGGGAAGAGCCACATCCTGCAAGGCGTCGACTTCACCGTCGGCGAGCACGAGATCGTCAGCATCCTGGGGCGCAACGGCGTCGGCCGTTCGACGACCCTCAAGACCATCATGGGCGACCCGGTCCCGAGCGGTTCGATCGTCTTCAAGGGCCGCTCGATCGCCGGTCTGCGGTCCCATGAGATCGCACGCTTGGGGATCGGCTACGTCCCCGAAGAGCGCGCCATCTTCCCGGCGCTGACCGTGGCGCAGAACCTGCTGCTCGGCGTCAAGCCGGGCCAGAAGACGCGGCGCTGGGGCATCGAGGAGACGTGGCGGCTCTTCCCGCAACTGCGCGAACGCGCCGACGCGCCGGGTGGCGCGTTGTCCGGCGGCGAGCAGCAGATGCTGACGATCTGCCGCACGCTCATGGGTGATCCCGAGCTGATCATGATCGACGAGCCGACCGAGGGTCTCGCGCCGCAGATGGTCGAGCGGATCGCCGACCTGCTGCGCGAGGTCGCGCGGCGCGGGATCTCGATCGTCCTGGTCGAGCAGCGTCTGCTCATCGCGCTCGGCATCTCGCACCGCATCTACGTGATGGGCCACGGGCGCATGGTGTTCCACGGCACGCCGGCCGAGCTGACCGCGGCGGACGACGTCCGCCGCGAGTGGCTCGAGGTCTGA
- a CDS encoding ABC transporter ATP-binding protein yields the protein MTALLAPPVLELRGLTKRFGRTEIIRGVDLAVPAGERHAVIGPNGAGKSTLFHLISGRLRPNEGAIELRGQDISGMAPQLINRRGLARSFQVTNIFPHLTVWENIRCATLWSMGYRYPFWRNIDRLADVRARTEQILTDINLLDRAQVTAGVLTYGEQRSLDIGLAIAGNADVLLLDEPTAGMSRAETDHVVALIRRVSEGRTLLMIEHDMGIVFDLADRISVLVYGKIIASDTPERVKANREVQQAYLGTEIA from the coding sequence GTGACGGCGCTTCTCGCACCGCCGGTACTGGAGCTGCGCGGGCTCACCAAGCGATTCGGTCGAACGGAGATCATTCGCGGCGTCGATCTCGCCGTGCCGGCGGGAGAGCGTCACGCGGTCATCGGCCCGAACGGCGCCGGCAAGTCGACGCTCTTCCATCTGATCAGCGGCCGCCTGCGGCCGAACGAGGGGGCCATCGAGCTGCGCGGTCAGGACATCTCCGGCATGGCGCCGCAGCTGATCAATCGCCGCGGCCTCGCGCGCAGCTTTCAGGTCACCAACATCTTCCCACACCTGACCGTGTGGGAGAACATACGCTGCGCGACGCTGTGGTCGATGGGCTACCGCTACCCGTTTTGGCGCAATATCGACCGGCTGGCGGACGTGCGTGCGCGGACCGAGCAGATCCTCACCGACATCAATCTACTCGATCGCGCCCAGGTGACCGCCGGCGTCCTCACCTACGGCGAGCAGCGTTCGCTCGACATCGGCCTGGCTATCGCGGGGAACGCCGACGTGTTGCTGCTCGACGAGCCGACGGCCGGCATGAGCCGCGCCGAGACCGATCACGTGGTCGCGCTGATCCGCCGCGTCAGCGAGGGGCGCACGCTGTTGATGATCGAGCACGATATGGGCATCGTCTTCGACCTCGCCGACCGCATTTCGGTACTGGTCTACGGCAAGATCATCGCGAGCGACACGCCGGAGCGCGTGAAAGCCAACCGCGAGGTGCAACAGGCCTATCTCGGGACGGAGATCGCGTGA
- a CDS encoding branched-chain amino acid ABC transporter permease, with protein sequence MKVWIAAAVVLLILPLVFGSGLALTTMCLMGIMIVFALSYNMLLGQTGLLSFGHAMFFGLGGYATIHVMNAAQDHGLPVPLLVFPLAGGIAGLLFGLLFGTVATRRGGTAFAMITLGLCELLASSALILKHAFGGEEGVSTDRTAFVHPFGLTFGPQIQVYYLIAAWCLVAAAAMYALTRTPFGRICNATRDNPERAGFIGYDVRTVRFLAYSLAAFFAGIAGALSAINFELMTSSQLGVTQSGTVILMTYIGGVGEFIGPVLGAILFTYLQTMLSGITDVWQLYVGLLFIGIVIFVPGGLAGLLARQRPLLRAGQLHRVLPYYLLALLPGIVAVVGLSMVIEMTNHLTVHAADGQTMTLGGATINAASPIPWVLAVVLLVGGTVAFLRAARASGRAYGDALAAVPASTGVA encoded by the coding sequence GTGAAGGTGTGGATCGCCGCGGCGGTGGTGCTCCTGATCCTGCCGCTCGTCTTCGGGTCCGGGCTCGCGCTCACGACGATGTGCCTGATGGGCATCATGATCGTCTTCGCGCTCTCGTACAACATGCTGCTCGGTCAGACGGGACTGCTTTCGTTCGGGCACGCCATGTTCTTCGGGCTCGGGGGCTACGCCACGATCCACGTGATGAACGCGGCGCAGGATCACGGTCTGCCTGTCCCGCTCCTCGTGTTCCCGTTGGCGGGGGGCATCGCCGGGCTGCTCTTCGGGCTGCTGTTCGGCACCGTCGCCACGCGCCGCGGCGGCACCGCGTTCGCGATGATCACGCTGGGCCTGTGCGAGCTGCTCGCGTCGAGCGCGCTCATCCTCAAGCACGCCTTCGGCGGCGAGGAAGGCGTGAGCACCGATCGCACCGCGTTCGTGCACCCCTTCGGCCTCACGTTCGGCCCGCAGATCCAGGTCTACTATCTCATCGCCGCCTGGTGCTTGGTCGCGGCGGCCGCGATGTACGCCCTCACGCGCACGCCGTTCGGCCGCATCTGCAACGCGACGCGCGACAACCCGGAGCGCGCGGGCTTCATCGGTTACGACGTCCGGACCGTCCGGTTTCTCGCGTACAGCCTGGCCGCGTTCTTCGCCGGCATCGCGGGCGCTCTCAGCGCCATCAACTTCGAGCTGATGACCTCCTCGCAGCTCGGGGTCACGCAGTCGGGCACGGTCATCTTGATGACGTACATCGGCGGCGTGGGGGAGTTCATCGGCCCGGTCCTCGGTGCCATCCTGTTCACGTATCTGCAGACGATGCTCAGCGGCATCACGGACGTCTGGCAGCTCTACGTCGGGTTGCTCTTCATCGGGATCGTGATCTTCGTGCCCGGCGGCCTCGCCGGGCTGCTGGCGCGCCAGCGACCGCTGCTGCGCGCGGGGCAGCTGCACCGCGTTCTGCCGTACTACCTGTTGGCGCTGTTGCCGGGCATCGTCGCGGTCGTCGGACTCAGCATGGTGATCGAGATGACCAACCACCTCACCGTCCATGCGGCGGACGGCCAGACGATGACGCTGGGCGGGGCCACCATCAACGCCGCCTCGCCGATCCCGTGGGTGCTCGCCGTGGTCTTGCTGGTTGGCGGCACGGTCGCGTTCTTGCGCGCGGCCCGGGCGAGCGGACGCGCGTACGGCGACGCGCTGGCAGCGGTGCCGGCGTCCACGGGCGTCGCGTGA
- a CDS encoding branched-chain amino acid ABC transporter permease: MREIILTSTLDGVLYGMLLFMMASGLTVIFSMLGVLNFAHASFYMLGAFFGFEISRRIGFWPGLVLAPLLVCGIGMLVERYGLRRAHRHGHVAELLFTFGLAFVIQEVVEMVWGKLPVDYRVPPALNFPAFTIYSTNYPAYKLFELLIAVAIFAALLLVVKRSRIGLVVQAALGHPAMVGMLGHNVDRVFMLVFGVGTGLAALAGVIAGPALVTQSDMAQLLGPILFVVVVIGGLGSLGGAFVASLLIGLVQTFAVASNASLASVFGALATDSPWTPYVGDVWSVTVAQVAPIIPYLLMVLVLIFRPRGLLGTRE, from the coding sequence GTGCGCGAAATCATCCTGACCTCGACGCTGGACGGGGTCCTCTACGGCATGCTGTTGTTCATGATGGCCAGCGGGTTGACCGTCATCTTCAGCATGCTCGGGGTGCTGAACTTCGCGCACGCCAGCTTCTACATGCTGGGGGCGTTCTTCGGGTTCGAGATCAGCCGTCGGATCGGCTTTTGGCCGGGGCTCGTGCTGGCGCCGCTGCTCGTGTGCGGCATCGGGATGCTGGTCGAGCGCTACGGGCTGCGTCGGGCGCACCGGCACGGCCACGTCGCCGAGCTGCTGTTCACCTTCGGCCTGGCGTTCGTCATCCAGGAAGTCGTCGAGATGGTCTGGGGCAAGCTGCCCGTCGACTATCGCGTGCCGCCCGCACTCAACTTCCCCGCCTTCACGATCTACTCGACCAACTATCCCGCCTATAAGCTCTTCGAGCTGCTGATCGCGGTCGCGATCTTCGCCGCGCTGCTGCTCGTGGTCAAACGGTCGCGCATCGGCCTGGTCGTGCAGGCGGCACTCGGGCATCCCGCCATGGTCGGCATGCTCGGGCACAACGTCGATCGCGTCTTCATGCTGGTCTTCGGCGTCGGCACCGGGTTGGCGGCGCTCGCCGGCGTGATCGCGGGCCCGGCGCTGGTGACGCAGTCGGACATGGCGCAGCTGCTGGGCCCGATCCTGTTCGTGGTGGTGGTCATCGGCGGCCTCGGCTCGCTCGGCGGCGCCTTCGTCGCCTCGCTGCTGATCGGGCTCGTGCAGACGTTCGCCGTCGCCTCCAACGCTTCGCTGGCGAGCGTTTTCGGCGCGCTGGCGACCGACAGTCCGTGGACGCCTTACGTCGGCGACGTCTGGAGCGTCACCGTCGCCCAGGTGGCGCCGATCATCCCTTATCTGCTGATGGTCTTGGTGCTGATCTTCCGACCGCGCGGGCTGCTGGGCACGCGCGAGTGA
- a CDS encoding branched-chain amino acid ABC transporter substrate-binding protein: MKNAFVLALAGLAVLGTAVAPPAMGAQDTIKIGYVDPLSGSGASAGEIGLDQLNFIADQINAKGGVLGAKVQVVPYDNKLNPQESLVQVQKAIDDGVRIITQGNGSSVGIAIENFVAKYNERNPGKEVVYLNYGAIDPVLTNEDCTYWHFAFDANVSIKMAALTNYIKKSPSIKKVYLIDQDYSFGHSVADTAVSMLKAKRPDIQVVGNEFVPLLKVTDFSPYIAKIKASGADSVITGNWGQDFALLLKAAGDAGLKVNWYTYYAGIAGGPTAIKQANLPNRVFQVNEGVDTIADPSARKVVTQYLAGHKADPYFYPRLFNEMGMLVEAIREANSADPAKFAAKLEGMKYATFLNGAEGFMRASDHQFFQPLYISSLGPVPAGEFTEEDTGWGWNVKGRIPTDETLLPTSCKMKRP, encoded by the coding sequence ATGAAGAACGCGTTCGTCCTGGCCCTCGCCGGGCTCGCCGTGCTGGGCACCGCCGTCGCCCCACCCGCCATGGGAGCCCAGGACACGATCAAGATCGGCTACGTCGATCCGCTGTCGGGCAGCGGAGCCAGCGCCGGCGAGATCGGCCTCGATCAGCTCAATTTCATCGCCGATCAGATCAACGCCAAAGGCGGCGTGCTCGGCGCCAAAGTACAGGTCGTCCCCTACGACAACAAGCTGAATCCGCAAGAGAGTCTGGTGCAGGTGCAAAAGGCGATCGACGACGGCGTGCGGATCATCACCCAGGGGAACGGCTCGTCGGTCGGCATCGCGATCGAGAACTTCGTCGCCAAGTACAACGAGCGGAATCCCGGCAAGGAAGTCGTGTACCTCAACTACGGCGCGATCGATCCGGTCCTGACCAACGAGGACTGCACGTACTGGCATTTCGCGTTCGATGCCAACGTCTCGATCAAGATGGCCGCGCTCACGAATTACATCAAGAAGAGCCCGTCGATCAAGAAGGTCTACCTGATCGACCAGGACTACAGCTTCGGCCATTCGGTCGCCGACACGGCCGTCAGCATGCTGAAAGCGAAGCGCCCCGACATCCAGGTCGTCGGCAACGAGTTCGTGCCGTTGCTGAAGGTCACCGACTTCTCGCCGTACATCGCCAAGATCAAAGCGTCCGGTGCCGACTCCGTCATCACCGGCAACTGGGGACAGGATTTCGCACTGCTGCTCAAAGCCGCGGGCGACGCCGGGCTGAAGGTCAACTGGTACACCTACTACGCCGGCATCGCCGGCGGCCCGACGGCGATCAAACAGGCGAACCTGCCCAATCGCGTCTTCCAGGTCAACGAGGGCGTCGACACGATCGCGGATCCGTCGGCGCGCAAGGTCGTGACCCAGTACCTGGCCGGCCACAAAGCGGACCCGTATTTCTATCCGCGGCTCTTCAACGAGATGGGCATGCTCGTCGAGGCGATCCGTGAGGCCAACTCGGCCGATCCGGCCAAGTTCGCCGCCAAGCTCGAAGGCATGAAGTACGCAACCTTCTTGAACGGCGCCGAGGGTTTCATGCGCGCGAGCGATCACCAGTTCTTCCAGCCGCTCTACATCTCGAGCCTCGGCCCCGTCCCGGCCGGCGAGTTCACCGAAGAGGACACCGGCTGGGGGTGGAACGTGAAGGGGCGCATTCCGACCGACGAGACGTTGTTGCCGACGTCCTGCAAGATGAAGCGTCCCTGA
- a CDS encoding TetR/AcrR family transcriptional regulator, whose amino-acid sequence MWGVLPKRRTAGLTFDNNAPVFSSPAKQASGSADPGAALRRFIERRGEEPVPFTTGRTQRLSSERSGRRTTRSKAEQRAETVEQILDAAERLFSQHGLHGVTLKDVAKSIDVHHTLINYYFADKRQLFDAVFARRAVVTSERRMKVLDAYERAAGATPTVEGALRAFLDTDLDLYIEGGEGWRNYAALSAQVANTPEWGAALMDQHFDPVVLRLIGLLKRALPDCAEEDIFWGYHFVTGALMLTLARTGRIDKLSGGLCRSEDFAAVKERMAAFMAAGFVAICRRRHGTPAP is encoded by the coding sequence GTGTGGGGTGTTCTACCAAAGCGTCGAACGGCCGGCCTCACTTTCGACAACAACGCGCCGGTATTTTCCTCGCCCGCAAAGCAAGCGAGCGGATCGGCCGATCCGGGAGCGGCACTGCGTAGGTTCATCGAGCGGCGCGGTGAAGAGCCGGTGCCATTCACGACGGGAAGGACGCAGAGGTTGTCGTCAGAGAGAAGCGGCCGGCGCACCACGCGCAGCAAGGCGGAGCAGCGTGCCGAAACGGTCGAGCAGATCCTCGATGCGGCGGAGCGTCTCTTTTCGCAGCACGGCCTGCACGGCGTCACCCTCAAGGACGTCGCCAAGAGCATCGACGTGCACCACACGCTGATCAACTACTACTTCGCGGACAAACGGCAGCTCTTCGACGCGGTCTTCGCGCGGCGCGCGGTGGTGACCAGCGAGCGACGCATGAAGGTGCTCGACGCGTACGAACGCGCGGCGGGAGCTACGCCGACGGTCGAGGGCGCGCTGCGCGCATTCCTCGATACGGACCTCGACCTCTACATCGAGGGCGGAGAGGGCTGGCGCAACTACGCCGCGCTGAGCGCGCAAGTCGCCAACACGCCCGAGTGGGGCGCCGCGCTGATGGACCAGCACTTCGACCCGGTGGTCCTTCGTCTGATCGGCCTGCTCAAGCGGGCGCTTCCCGACTGCGCCGAGGAAGATATCTTCTGGGGCTATCACTTCGTCACCGGCGCACTGATGCTCACGCTGGCGCGCACGGGCCGCATCGACAAGCTCTCGGGTGGCCTGTGCCGATCCGAAGATTTCGCCGCCGTCAAGGAGCGGATGGCGGCGTTCATGGCGGCCGGCTTCGTGGCGATCTGCCGCCGTCGTCACGGCACCCCCGCCCCCTAG
- a CDS encoding YciI family protein: MKFMVLMKANADSEAGVIPKREQFASMIAFNEQLAKDGVLLAAEGLRPSSKGTRIRFEGGRTTVTDGPFAETKELVAGFWVVEGKSREEIVERFTHVPFERGETIEIREFFEADDFGEVLSPDLRERAGEITL; the protein is encoded by the coding sequence ATGAAATTCATGGTTCTGATGAAGGCCAACGCCGACTCGGAGGCGGGCGTCATCCCGAAGCGCGAGCAGTTCGCGTCGATGATCGCGTTCAACGAGCAGCTCGCCAAAGACGGCGTCCTGTTGGCGGCCGAAGGCTTGCGCCCATCTTCCAAAGGCACGCGCATTCGATTCGAGGGCGGGCGCACGACGGTCACCGACGGTCCGTTCGCGGAGACCAAGGAGCTGGTCGCGGGATTCTGGGTCGTCGAGGGCAAGTCGCGCGAGGAGATCGTCGAGCGCTTCACCCACGTGCCGTTCGAGCGCGGCGAGACGATCGAGATCCGCGAGTTTTTCGAGGCCGACGACTTCGGCGAGGTGCTCTCGCCGGATCTCCGCGAGCGCGCCGGGGAGATCACCCTGTAA
- a CDS encoding HBL/NHE enterotoxin family protein has product MANSLRPADLGDHQQVLADHLGAVLMIRGYAVAVEQTNLTSPTDPPPTWYPDLVKNIGTAKTHVGVWTDTLEPAITSQVPQTAISFGTKFKTATDGILSILNASNNSPSEQQKSQIEQELAWLAGHIDDVHSPLPGLSQQFTTFQKTAAADLTTLTTGASSIQDVITADTTVKDRIEGEMADTQSKIMKDKAAMEAAGIAGGVGLFVGVGIMATTGAETFGIGAAIGAFIMVGSLVEAATVLAVYGKDLADQQAKFNEESAGDQKEIEQITALGLLKNTIDGLAGKNEAMAQSLVEIADWWSMIGQKLGAVIQDVKDAAADEADGFWMGLANDITDAQKDWASYVSFATNMQEIASGAQVQTVDTRKVAA; this is encoded by the coding sequence GTGGCGAACTCCCTTCGTCCGGCCGACCTCGGCGACCACCAGCAAGTCCTCGCCGATCACCTCGGCGCGGTGCTGATGATTCGCGGCTATGCGGTCGCCGTCGAGCAAACGAACCTGACCTCGCCGACGGACCCGCCGCCGACGTGGTACCCCGATCTCGTCAAGAACATCGGGACGGCCAAAACGCACGTCGGCGTGTGGACCGATACGCTCGAGCCGGCGATCACCTCGCAAGTGCCGCAGACGGCGATCTCGTTCGGCACGAAGTTCAAGACGGCGACCGACGGCATCTTGTCGATCCTGAACGCTTCCAACAACAGCCCCAGCGAGCAGCAGAAGTCGCAGATCGAACAAGAGCTGGCCTGGCTGGCGGGTCACATCGACGACGTGCACTCGCCGCTGCCCGGGCTCTCGCAGCAGTTCACGACGTTTCAGAAGACGGCCGCGGCCGACCTCACGACCTTGACGACCGGCGCGTCGAGCATCCAGGACGTGATCACCGCCGATACGACCGTAAAGGATCGCATCGAAGGCGAGATGGCCGATACGCAGTCGAAGATCATGAAGGACAAAGCTGCCATGGAGGCTGCGGGCATCGCCGGCGGCGTGGGACTCTTCGTCGGCGTCGGGATCATGGCGACGACGGGCGCGGAGACGTTCGGCATCGGCGCCGCCATCGGCGCGTTCATCATGGTCGGTTCGCTCGTCGAGGCCGCGACCGTGCTGGCGGTATACGGCAAAGACCTGGCCGACCAGCAAGCGAAGTTCAACGAGGAAAGCGCGGGCGATCAGAAAGAGATCGAGCAGATCACCGCGCTGGGCCTGCTGAAGAACACGATCGACGGGCTCGCCGGCAAGAACGAAGCGATGGCGCAGTCGCTGGTCGAGATCGCCGACTGGTGGTCGATGATCGGTCAGAAGCTGGGCGCCGTGATCCAAGACGTGAAGGACGCGGCGGCCGACGAGGCCGACGGCTTCTGGATGGGGCTCGCGAACGACATCACCGACGCCCAGAAAGATTGGGCATCGTACGTCAGCTTCGCGACCAACATGCAGGAGATCGCATCCGGTGCTCAAGTCCAGACCGTGGACACCAGAAAGGTCGCGGCGTAG